One Gigantopelta aegis isolate Gae_Host chromosome 1, Gae_host_genome, whole genome shotgun sequence genomic region harbors:
- the LOC121374478 gene encoding uncharacterized protein LOC121374478, with protein MLSGVREFGFLVAIVACCRGILIVKLSEKATAKMIAQTLEKMDYQLFNMSGKSIISASSIQVANISASHLEGVVAHVSFLPDGKMTLTVNIQRMRCTVDVRGNLMGFISVDDMPVVEFIDSTLIINITMGTSGESKISTVTYCNMTVRKADVTSQHWAVNIAKIKVVPQLTSGSHVTDKLCPHIEEKLLGNMLTLIGLAGSTWIGLKGINASFRVVDRGIIHSHLYIVYQESENQDNILRSGQRDLAVQPMAGLREMEFFVHRRFVETPMIKSQSEYEEFINKNFTLIQLEKYFTTFGSLRLKQLGYSGQWTCLAVDSLPLQIDQGKTTLPIQTTLAFNITSKCAQYTLLTFIIDMEATISAIAQNTAVIFHTERWRERVRSITSTIHDVTDTRGLASEFKLYEFFHPSENATPTLGLSYLIPRGLALSNVTLTANGNYLVVETDLDLRETSNQTDAYVHHDTEPEYDVSSVKVTYDTLNPEVCAGTYSSNPDRNIVFTYDEVNASQEHNISAHSASMALSGRNYGNKLTLVLLVITVIYCRVYFS; from the exons ATGTTGTCTGGTGTAAGGGAATTTGGTTTTCTCGTTGCCATTGTGGCGTGCTGTAGAGGAATACTCATCGTGAAGTTGTCCGAAAAGGCCACAGCAAAAA TGATTGCACAAACCCTGGAGAAGATGGATTATCAGCTATTCAATATGAGTGGGAAATCTATTATCAGCGCCTCTAGTATTCAAGTTGCAAA CATCAGCGCCAGTCACTTAGAAGGAGTTGTTGCGCATGTCAGCTTTCTGCCTGACGGGAAGATGACGCTGACTGTGAACATTCAGCGCATGCGCTGTACGGTGGATGTGCGAGGAAACCTAATGGGATTCAT CTCAGTGGACGACATGCCAGTGGTGGAATTCATCGACTCTACTCTCATTATTAACATCACCATGG GTACCAGTGGTGAAAGTAAAATTTCCACGGTTACGTATTGTAACATGACGGTTAGGAAGGCAGACGTGACGTCACAGCACTGGGCTGTAAACATTGCTAAGATTAAAGTTGTGCCTCAGCTCACGTCCGGATCGCACGTAACAGATAAA CTGTGTCCGCACATCGAAGAAAAGCTTTTGGGAAACATGTTGACCCTTATTGGCCTGGCAG gtTCAACATGGATTGGACTGAAAGGGATTAACGCGTCATTTCGTGTCGTTGATCGAGGGATCATCCATTCACACCTGTACATCGTCTACCAG GAAAGTGAGAACCAGGATAATATCCTTCGTAGTGGGCAGCGTGACCTGGCTGTAcaaccaatggcaggactgagAGAGATGGAATTTTTCGTTCACAGGCGTTTTGTTGAGACACCAATGATAAAATCACAGTCCGAG TATGAAGAATTCATCAACAAAAACTTTACACTAATCCAGCTGGAGAAATATTTCACGACG TTCGGCAGTCTCCGGTTAAAGCAGCTCGGGTACAGTGGCCAATGGACTTGCCTCGCAGTGGACTCGCTACCTCTCCAGATAGACCAGGGAAAGACGACTCTTCCGATACAGACAACTCTGGCTTTTAACATCACTTCAAAATGTGCGCAGTACACATTGCTTACGTTTATCATC GATATGGAAGCAACTATCTCTGCTATTGCACAAAACACAGCTGTCATCTTTCACACCGAGCGCTGGAG AGAGCGTGTCAGGAGCATAACGTCCACGATTCATGATGTTACA GATACTAGAGGTTTGGCTTCTGAATTCAAACTATATGAATTTTTCCATCCATCAGAAA ATGCCACTCCTACACTTGGACTTTCCTACCTGATTCCCAGAGGACTGGCGCTGTCCAATGTCACTTTAACGGCCAACGGA AATTACCTTGTCGTTGAAACCGACCTTGACCTTCGCGAGACGTCCAATCAGACAGATGCTTATGTACACCACGATACTGAACCGGAATATGACGTCAGCAGTGTTAAAGTAACGTATGATACACTGAATCCGGAAGTGTGTGCTGGGACATACAGTTCGAATCCAGacagaaatattgtatttacataCGATGAAGTAAACGCTTCCCAGGAACACAATATTAGTGCACACAGCGCTAGCATGGCTTTATCTGGTCGTAACTATGGTAACAAACTGACTCTTGTTCTTTTAGTCATCACGGTGATCTACTGTAGAGTGTATTTTAGTTGA